A genomic stretch from Lathyrus oleraceus cultivar Zhongwan6 chromosome 2, CAAS_Psat_ZW6_1.0, whole genome shotgun sequence includes:
- the LOC127123823 gene encoding uncharacterized protein LOC127123823, with amino-acid sequence MKDFPNVSAYCQCLKMLSNQLRNSGSPVNNHRLVLQLISGLPEAYPSVATLIRQSNPLPTFYQARSMLTLEEVGMAKMANTSSHVSMHTTQPKPTKDTSLRGNLPLDNRSGSRDNQVAEGDAVTAGYLSVELPALAHLGPLLLGKSNSNTQPGNHEIGLHHHGLCHRVRIPPLNGHALPVLLNSRAF; translated from the coding sequence ATGAAGGATTTTCCCAATGTCTCAGCTTATTGTCAGTGTCTTAAAATGCTTTCTAATCAGTTAAGAAATTCCGGCTCCCCTGTCAACAATCATCGTCTGGTCCTTCAGTTGATCTCTGGTCTCCCAGAAGCTTACCCCAGTGTTGCTACTTTGATTCGCCAAAGCAACCCTCTTCCGACATTCTATCAGGCTCGTTCCATGCTCACTTTGGAAGAAGTCGGTATGGCTAAGATGGCAAACACAAGCTCTCATGTTTCTATGCACACCACTCAGCCGAAACCTACTAAAGACACCTCTCTGCGTGGCAACCTCCCCCTCGACAACCGTTCTGGCTCCCGTGACAACCAGGTCGCGGAGGGGGACGCGGTAACTGCAGGGTACCTTAGTGTGGAGCTCCCAGCGCTCGCTCACCTTGGTCCGCTCCTCCTTGGCAAAAGCAACAGCAATACCCAACCTGGCAACCATGAGATTGGACTCCACCACCATGGACTATGCCACCGAGTTCGTATCCCACCTCTCAATGGACACGCCCTGCCGGTCCTCCTAAACAGTCGGGCATTCTAG